The genomic stretch AATTAAATCTGTTTTGGTTTGTTTTAGCATTTTGACAGTATTCTTAAGACTCCTGCCGCCGCCGGATTCTCTGTCAGTCACTTTTTCGTACACCGTAGCGACTTTAACCCGAGAAAGATCATTCTGCGGGCCGGCATATGGTATTTTCGACAAATCTATTTGTTCCAATTCATTTTTTGGAGCGATCAGCAATATCGCAATAACCAATACGACTCCTAATAAAAGCAAGATTTTTTTGTTCATAAACTTCACTTAACTGTTAATATCCTTGAGCCATAAGCAGGCACAGTTATTTTAAAATTAGCAGAATCACTGACAGTAAAAATTTCTCCGTTCAGTTCGTCTTTTAGCCGCGTTCCGTTTGGAAATGGAATGTCCAAAACGCTTTCGACTTGTTTTCCGTTGAAATTAATTACAACGATTACCGTTTCATTTTCATAAGCCCTTGAATACGCATAAATATTGTCTCCGGATTTCCAGACGTTTTTGATGTCGCCGTATTTAAGAGCGCTGCTGGAATTGCGGATAGAAAATACTTTTTTATAAAAATCTCTTAAACCATAATCTCCATTAATCCAATTAACTTTGGGGTCAGCATTTCCAGTTCTAAACCAATCATTCGTCGCTCCAATTTCCTGCCCGGCTTGTATGAACGGAATTCCCGGAAGAGTGGAAATCATAACCAAAAAATTTTTATTCAATGTCGAATTATCCTTATTCAGTCTTGACTGATCGTGAGACTCCAAAACAAGTAAAGGCGTTTTGCCCAATGTCGCGATACCTTGCGCAAGTTTATCTATGAGTTGCTGAGAGGTTATTGTGTTTGCGGCAATACCGGGCATAAGGCGCGGAAGATTAGCATATTCCAATTCCGCCGGCACTTTTTTGGACAAGCCAGGTTCGGATATAAACGCAGCATCGGGCTTAATCTTTTTCACAGCGCCTATCGCGCTTATTAGTAATTTTTCCGAAGAGTGGTCGCCGGAGAACACCATCGAATTATAATTATTAGACGGCGCGTCAATTCTCCATCCGTCAATACCATATTCTTTTACATAGTATTCCGCAATTTGAGTAAAATATTTGATTACATTGGCATTTCCCAAGTCCACTGCCGGACCCCATCCAGCTATTGGGAAACTCCGCACCATAATTCTATCTCCGCTGATTTCTCCGCCAAATTCATAAAGATCTTTACCCCCTGCCACCGACGACTTATGCTTGCCAGCAAAAACAAAATTTCTACCATCCAGTGTTGTGTACTCCAATTTCCAATTCA from Nanoarchaeota archaeon encodes the following:
- a CDS encoding alpha-glucosidase C-terminal domain-containing protein — protein: MNKKILVLLAIIIIAILAIAAIAIKQKRAAQNPEITKEELQQKFQSLKSQYDAAKAQGVDVSEVEGLGLEAKQAFDNKDYKKAGDLLDTAQTALNKAVIPAKTPISPSPIILPAPSPKSSPAPIGKTWLNEGAIYETHPYYYPNHSFKEITEQIPHLKELGVKTIYLMPIWERAMKRQETTLIYLINDYYKIDPAYGSPDDLKELIDIVHKNDMKILFDLVTCCTPPNSIIYNNNWTYSFSSTELAEKAKEMNWKLEYTTLDGRNFVFAGKHKSSVAGGKDLYEFGGEISGDRIMVRSFPIAGWGPAVDLGNANVIKYFTQIAEYYVKEYGIDGWRIDAPSNNYNSMVFSGDHSSEKLLISAIGAVKKIKPDAAFISEPGLSKKVPAELEYANLPRLMPGIAANTITSQQLIDKLAQGIATLGKTPLLVLESHDQSRLNKDNSTLNKNFLVMISTLPGIPFIQAGQEIGATNDWFRTGNADPKVNWINGDYGLRDFYKKVFSIRNSSSALKYGDIKNVWKSGDNIYAYSRAYENETVIVVINFNGKQVESVLDIPFPNGTRLKDELNGEIFTVSDSANFKITVPAYGSRILTVK